In the Streptomyces fradiae ATCC 10745 = DSM 40063 genome, one interval contains:
- a CDS encoding putative cobaltochelatase, whose amino-acid sequence MASVPYPFTAVVGMDDMRLSLLLNAVSPGIGGVLVRGEKGTAKSTLVRSLAALLPAMDVVPGCRFSCAPEAPDPGCPDGPHEAAPGVRRPTRLVELPVGASEDRLVGALDIERALSEGVKAFEPGLLARAHRGILYVDEVNLLHDHLVDLLLDAAAMGASHVEREGVSVRHAARFLLVGTMNPEEGELRPQLLDRFGLTVEVAASRDPEQRVEVVRRRLAYDDDPAGFAARWAGDEAALRERIAAARDLLPHVRLGDGALRRIAATCAAFEVDGMRADIVMARTATALAAWAGRTDVAVEDVRRAALLALPHRRRRSPFDAPGLDEDRLDEVLEQAGGDDEPEPDPQGPGDGGPDGGGPDGGGPGDGGPDGDGGPGGGVPPQPAGREAETAPEPDAAPETDALPEPQGDRPETEPSPAAGAAPRPGAGPAGEQSPVGAAEPFRARVLTVPGVGDGAAGRRSRARTEHGRTTGARRPRGALTRLHLAATVQAAAPHQRARGRSGAGLVVRRDDLRQAVREGREGNLVLFAVDASGSMAARQRMGAVKGAVLSLLLDAYQRRDKVGLVTFRGRDAELVLPPTSSVDAAAARLERLPTGGRTPLAAGLLKAREVLRVERLRDPARRPLLVVVTDGRATGGPEPLRLAARAAGLHAADGTASVVVDCEAGHVRLGLAAGLARDLGGTAVTLDELRADAIAGLVKDVRSTRRAA is encoded by the coding sequence ATGGCCTCGGTTCCCTACCCGTTCACGGCCGTCGTCGGCATGGACGACATGCGGCTGAGCCTGCTGCTCAACGCCGTCAGTCCGGGGATCGGCGGTGTGCTCGTGCGGGGTGAGAAGGGCACCGCCAAGTCCACGCTGGTGCGTTCCCTCGCCGCGCTGCTGCCCGCCATGGACGTCGTCCCCGGCTGCCGCTTCTCGTGCGCGCCCGAGGCGCCCGACCCGGGGTGCCCGGACGGGCCGCACGAGGCGGCGCCGGGCGTCCGGCGTCCGACGCGGCTGGTCGAGCTGCCCGTCGGCGCCTCGGAGGACCGGCTCGTCGGTGCCCTGGACATCGAACGGGCCCTGTCCGAGGGCGTGAAGGCGTTCGAGCCGGGGCTGCTCGCGCGGGCCCACCGCGGGATCCTGTACGTCGACGAGGTCAACCTGCTCCACGACCACCTCGTCGACCTGCTGCTCGACGCCGCCGCCATGGGCGCCTCCCACGTGGAGCGGGAGGGCGTCTCCGTACGGCATGCCGCGCGCTTCCTGCTCGTCGGGACGATGAACCCCGAGGAGGGCGAGCTGCGGCCGCAGTTGCTGGACCGGTTCGGGCTCACCGTGGAGGTGGCCGCGTCGCGGGACCCGGAGCAGCGGGTCGAGGTGGTGCGGCGGCGCCTGGCGTACGACGACGACCCGGCGGGCTTCGCGGCGCGCTGGGCCGGCGACGAGGCCGCGCTGCGCGAGCGGATCGCGGCGGCGCGGGACCTGCTGCCGCACGTGCGGCTCGGGGACGGCGCGCTGCGGCGGATCGCGGCGACGTGCGCGGCGTTCGAGGTGGACGGCATGCGCGCCGACATCGTGATGGCCCGCACGGCGACGGCGCTGGCCGCGTGGGCGGGGCGCACGGACGTGGCGGTCGAGGACGTGCGGCGGGCGGCGCTGCTGGCGCTGCCGCACCGGCGGCGGCGCTCCCCCTTCGACGCGCCGGGCCTGGACGAGGACAGGCTGGACGAGGTGCTGGAGCAGGCCGGCGGGGACGACGAGCCCGAGCCGGACCCGCAGGGCCCCGGTGACGGCGGCCCGGACGGCGGCGGTCCGGACGGGGGCGGCCCCGGCGACGGCGGCCCGGACGGCGACGGCGGCCCCGGCGGGGGCGTCCCGCCGCAGCCCGCCGGCCGCGAGGCCGAGACCGCGCCCGAGCCGGACGCCGCGCCGGAGACGGACGCCCTGCCCGAGCCGCAGGGCGACCGGCCGGAGACGGAGCCCTCCCCCGCCGCGGGGGCCGCGCCGCGGCCGGGCGCGGGACCGGCCGGCGAGCAGTCGCCGGTCGGGGCCGCCGAGCCGTTCCGCGCCAGGGTCCTGACCGTGCCGGGGGTGGGCGACGGCGCCGCCGGGCGCCGCTCCCGCGCGCGCACCGAGCACGGGCGCACCACCGGGGCGCGGCGGCCCCGGGGCGCCCTGACCCGGCTCCACCTGGCGGCGACCGTGCAGGCGGCGGCCCCGCACCAGCGGGCGCGCGGCCGGTCGGGCGCCGGGCTGGTCGTACGCCGCGACGACCTGCGCCAGGCGGTGCGGGAGGGGCGCGAGGGCAATCTGGTGCTGTTCGCGGTGGACGCGTCGGGGTCGATGGCGGCGCGGCAGCGGATGGGCGCGGTGAAGGGCGCCGTGCTGTCGCTGCTGCTCGACGCCTACCAGCGGCGGGACAAGGTGGGCCTGGTGACGTTCCGGGGGCGGGACGCCGAGCTGGTGCTGCCGCCCACGTCGTCGGTGGACGCGGCGGCCGCCCGGCTGGAGCGGCTGCCGACGGGGGGCCGTACCCCGCTGGCGGCGGGCCTGCTGAAGGCGCGCGAGGTGCTGCGGGTGGAGCGGCTGCGCGACCCGGCGCGGCGTCCGCTGCTCGTCGTGGTGACGGACGGGCGGGCGACCGGCGGCCCGGAGCCGCTGCGGCTGGCCGCGCGCGCGGCCGGGCTGCACGCGGCGGACGGGACGGCGTCGGTGGTGGTGGACTGCGAGGCCGGCCACGTACGGCTGGGGCTCGCGGCGGGGCTCGCGCGGGATCTGGGCGGTACGGCCGTGACGCTGGACGAGCTGCGCGCGGACGCGATCGCCGGGCTGGTCAAGGATGTTCGTTCTACGAGGAGGGCCGCATAG
- the cobO gene encoding cob(I)yrinic acid a,c-diamide adenosyltransferase, whose protein sequence is MPQGQPTVVPDDGLTTRQRRNRPLVMVHTGVGKGKSTAAFGMALRAWNQGWPVGVFQFVKSAKWKVGEENALKALGETGKGGPVTWHKMGEGWSWIQREPAEGELSHEEKARQGWEQVKRDLAAETYRFYVLDEFAYLLHWGWIDTAEVVEVLRARPGQQHVVITGRNAPQELVDFADLVTDMSKVKHPMDAGQKGQRGIEW, encoded by the coding sequence GTGCCGCAGGGACAGCCGACCGTCGTTCCGGACGACGGTCTCACGACCCGCCAGCGCCGCAACCGCCCGCTGGTGATGGTCCACACGGGTGTGGGCAAGGGCAAGTCGACCGCCGCGTTCGGGATGGCGCTGCGCGCCTGGAACCAGGGCTGGCCGGTCGGGGTCTTCCAGTTCGTCAAGTCGGCGAAGTGGAAGGTCGGCGAGGAGAACGCGCTCAAGGCGCTCGGCGAGACCGGCAAGGGCGGCCCGGTCACCTGGCACAAGATGGGCGAGGGCTGGTCGTGGATCCAGCGCGAGCCCGCCGAGGGCGAGCTGTCGCACGAGGAGAAGGCCCGGCAGGGCTGGGAGCAGGTCAAGCGGGACCTGGCCGCGGAGACGTACCGGTTCTACGTGCTCGACGAGTTCGCCTACCTGCTCCACTGGGGGTGGATCGACACGGCCGAGGTGGTCGAGGTGCTGCGCGCCCGGCCCGGACAGCAGCACGTGGTGATCACGGGCCGCAACGCCCCGCAGGAGCTGGTGGACTTCGCGGACCTGGTCACCGACATGTCCAAGGTCAAGCACCCGATGGACGCCGGTCAGAAGGGCCAGCGGGGCATCGAGTGGTAG